The Dendropsophus ebraccatus isolate aDenEbr1 chromosome 3, aDenEbr1.pat, whole genome shotgun sequence genomic interval tgccatgctgtgtcaggctgagttttggggtggtccatatgcctacctgttttaaccaggctgttgcacagaattaggcataatggtgccattaggcagcctcagaggcatgcatacatgctgcccctgctgtttcctgtccatttccatcaatttctgaggttgacaggttttcacacgaccttccctctaccgaacccctgcaaaaatgctccagtctcccattgacttcaatggggtccgttactcgaaacgagcactcaagtatcgggagatattcgtttcgagtaacgagcacccgagcattttagtactcgctcatcaccaTTTCAGATGCATCTAAACTTCTCCATCCattttcaataactgtcagcaAAACATTTATTCAGACAACAGTTATTTTTCCTGAGGGTAGGCTGTGGTCAGACTGCTCTGGCATTAGTCTATACctctaagaacaaaaggatcaggtgaAAAAAAATCCGAGCACTCTTGACCGCTCCACTGAAATCACCTAAAGAGTCAGGAAGCTCTTTAACTTGTCCTTAGTAGTGGAGAAGAACTGTCAAAAATGTACTAATATTATAGCATCAGGACAGAAGTACATGATCTGTGTGTTCTTTGTGACCTGTGAAGAACACAAGATCATGTCTTCTACAAATGTCCTTGAATTCTGTGAAATCACAAAGTTGTTAATAActgatttatttatatagcaccaacctattctgcagcactttacatagcttgTAACCTACCTGTATGTTTTTAGATTGcaggaggaaactggagtacctgAATGAAATCCACAtaaacacagggagaacatacaaactccttacAGATGTTGTTCTTGGTGGGATTTACATGGCAACAGTGCGAACCGCTCAGCCACTGTGCTGCCCATACAATAACAGCTACTGCAATACAGCAGTCCAACTGATCCCACTATGTGCAAATGGCACACAGACAGTACCATTTGCATATGGCACACAGACAGTACCATTTGCATGACACATTACATGGGTAAAGCAGAAAAGGACGAAAGCACCCACAACTTCATTTCCATTAAATATACACATACTCCATTCACCAACACGGAAATCAACCAATCAGGTGGCATTACTGTCTACTGTAGATACACTGTGCAAAAATTATTTCTATGATGATTGAGGAAAAATGAGAAATTATCTTAAACTAGATACtgcaagaataatttttttttacctgtgccCTTTCAGAGACATCATGCCAAGAGCCACAGCTTTGTCAAGAAATTCTTTCTCCAAGACACTGTCACCCTTGATACTTCCGATACGGAAAGGAATATTCATTCTGCTCCTGCTTTTTTTCTCTACAGGACACCTGTAATAAGAAAATTGTGGTTCTCTTGTTAGAATAGATGAAAATCACTCAtctgaaaatctgagaaaaatctagGGGCCTCTTTAacaattgtgcttttttttttttggggggggggggggggggggggcatttttttgggCTCAAAATTTATCATTAGGTGCAAAGGCCTCAATGAATTTGCACATTATTTGTGCTTGCATTTTTTTGGCgccaaatataaaataaacaaataaataaaacccACACATGATGAATctggctacaaaaaaaaaaaaaaaatagcccacttaaactgctcaaaaatagtgCAAATGTCTTCATAAATGATACGTATTTTATGCCCTGCGGAAAAACAATGATAAATATGCCCCTTAGTGTTTGATTTGGGCAAAATTGCTTTTCCTATCAAGACTTAGAGATCAAATGTGATCTCAGAAAATTTTGTACCTGTTTGGAAAACACATATGATTCATATAGCAACCTCAACCTATTTAGCCAAGTACAGAAACGTACTATAATTCTATTCCTAACATAGCACTGTTTAGGTAAGTACTAGATTACAAATTAAAATTTCAAgtgcagactaaggctatgttcacacaaagtcaaaaattgagaaaaaaaaaaacatccgatttcgctattttaaaaaaatggtctGTTTTTGCCACAatataactgactgcaatgcaattgcattgaagtcaatgggaagacggacgtcctatgcacacaatgcattggaaaaacggacgtttttgccgcggacgtcaaaataatgaacatgaacattattttcggacgttttttgcaaatagcggacgttttgtattagttgttcacacacagttcttctattgtcaacgttctttctccgtttttactattaaattcaatggatttttcaattaagccacaaccaaagggcaattagtaaccctaaactaagataatgtgcaaacaccctgggatgccaggcttcgaaaaacggccgttattttagactcaaaataatggacgtcattttaaacagagttgaaaaaaaatgtgtgaacatagcctaagaaggaCATAAATCCCATAATCCCAATCCCAAATATTTTACCGAACTCCCCATAAGTAACACCCATTAAAAGGGAATCACCGACAACTTCTAgtaagcctaaaatgtttgcttACATAGAATACTAAATTGCATTTACCTGCAGGTtttatacccctttaaggctaaaataaaaaaaaaaataaaaaagtttcatCAACATATTTCATGCATTTTACAAAACACCCTATAAGAACAAAAACAATTAACAACTTACACAAACAATCCATTGGATTCATCTATAACATTGTAAACCATTTCTGATTTGATAATGCTCAGTTTCTCCATATACGCTGCACCTCCATTATTCTTAATCCATTCCAACACCAATCCCATAATGTAGATGCTAAAACACAACAAAAGTTTGTTATTTTAACATTCCTAAATCTGGCAATGAGATACACAGTCTGGTAATACAGGGTAAAATAGAAAAGGGTCACATATCAAAGGATAAAAATTGTTTGCAGAAAGtagtgccacctgggcggggcttcacgaccACTGCACCACTTCACCCTGCTCACATCGGCCCCGCCCCTCCACGACATCATCAGCGTCTAGGCCCAGCACCCTCGTCTGTATGGGTCGACCTGGAGGGTGTGTAGACCTCTAGGCTGGCCTTTCCAATGGCCACCAAGGGGCGGGGTCTAGACGATGATAATGTCACGGAGAGGCATGGCCTACACCACTGATGTGGGTGGGGAAAAGTGGCAcagctgccgtgaagccccgcccagctggcacaatccaccaacaataaaaagcatttttcattgGACCAAGcaacaagaaatctattataaagtaaggtatgacaactgcagaatttaggctttacagctatgTAGAGAAATCCTCatacaaaaagggggtgacagtatcactttaacccctagacgaccctggacgcacCTGTACGGCCAGGGCCGTCTACGGGTGTTCAgcgcggggccgcgctctgaaccgccgcggctattagcgggctcagtccgattgccgtgcccgctaattaggtaatcggatgcatagatctatacagcatagatctcaatgagagatcagtgcatatactagaagtgttaaagaaaaaaaaaaaaaagtgtcattaataaaaaaaaaaacaaaaaaaacctccccttataaaagtgtgaatcaccccccttttcccatgttataaataaaaataaacaaacaaacatacatacatacatgtttgGTAACTATTAatcaatcacattcctgatctcgcacgctaAACAGCACAAGCACATAAAAAtcccaaggtgcaaaattgcatatttttgttgcatcaaatccagaaaaattgtaataaaaagcgatcaaaaagtcgcatatgcgcaattaaggtaccgatagaaagaacacatcatggcgcaaaaaatgacacctcacacagccccatagaccaaaggataaaagcatacatttgttaacaatggtttgaattttttacaagccatcacataatataaaagttatacatgttacatattgttgtaatcgtaccgacttgaggaacatatataacaagtcagttttacctccaaaaaaaagaaatgcgttatttttttttcaatttcaccacacattgaattttttcctgcttttgcagtgtacattaacaaaaaaatttagcctgtcattgcaaagtacaattagtggcacaaaaaggaAGGGCTCATGCgagtttctaggtaaaaaaaaatgcaagtgctatggccttttaagcacacggaggaaaaaacgaaaacacaaaaatttaaattggcctggtcctctaagggttaagtgcCAGGCAACAAACACAACAAATGACAGTTACCTAGAATTCACATACCTGAAACATGGAGGCGTGTTATACAGGGAACCATTTCCTGCTTGGATTTTGTAATCTAGGATAGTAGGGCATTCTTTCAATGTGAAACCCAATAAATCTTCCCTTACTATAACCACTGTGACTCCAGCACAGCCAACATTCTTCTGAGCTCCAGCAAAAATAAGTCCAAACTAAAAAGCAAAAATATGTGGTTAGGTGGGAGGGgaatttgcatttttttgtaagtagaaaaacctttaaaaaaattatatttaaaaaaaaaaaacacagcctatTAAATAATTAAGTGATGGTACCATATTTTATATTAGCAGGTTATTTTGAGGGTTTTTCCCCCCAAcaatctggaaaaaaaagtgtGCTCATTTTATTTGTTGGCTATtagtataaaagttatataatttcAATGGACACCATGCTCCCCTTTTCCCTGGGCAACTCAGGTTTCCTGATATGACACCAGTACCGGTCCCTGCTGGACACAAAATGACTAGCCAATTTACATAAGTCAATGAGACTgacattaaatgggcactgtcactacaaataacttgTGAATtgccatcaggcatgtcaaaagttttaatcacagcgggtctcactgctgagacccactagATCGGAAGATAAAGCTGTGGATAGCAGCAGCGTCATCCACTGCCCAGCGGAAGCAGCAATCCCTCCACTGCTATTTCTCCTGATCAGAGTGGGTCTCAGTGAGAACTGCGGTGATCaattacttttgacatgtttgataacataaaaaacaggaaactgcaacagcaacctgcaagtgtcaggacttaCCATACATACACCCTCCAGCGTACACATAATAAAAACTTGttctaaaaattttaaaaaagggaGGTTCCTAAACTATTTGTtcagagtgtaccatctcaccacattaaggtgaacCTCAGAGGGATGGTcgtacactagcaatggcctcttggactcacattaagcctacaaactgggcatgaaggatccaacTAATCTTCATTTCAAACACCCACAGGAGttaggtggagtgcaagccaacagaaggcagcccccccctttatagaacACAAAGAGAAAAAActcaatgcctctgttcacactattgTTGCACTtgcctgtttttttgtctgtattttagccacagcGACATGCAACCTGCGTAGTGTAAACAGAGACATTggagtgctggccattttttgttgtttatttgtAGTGACAGTGCTAATTTAATGAGAGTCACATTAAGTTACACAGAGAAAGTGACTTCCAATCCACAAACCAAGCAATGTCACTTTATAAAACAGTGGAGACTGGAACAATTGTCATACTGTGGAAACAAAGCTGCCTGGTAAGAGGGGCTGCAGTTTACACTCACCATGCTAcctccaggataaaaaaaaaacaaaaaaataataaaattaaaaaaaatgttttaaaaaaaatacataccttTGAAATATCAATTGGTCTGGATAGGAAGTTTGAGGACATATCGCTAACCAATACTGCTCCCTTTACATCAGGGATATCCTGAAATTCCACTCCATGTACAGTTTCATTGGCACAGTAGTAAACATAGGAAGCTTCTGGGTTAAGATTCCAGCTGAATGGATCTGGAATTTCTGAAAAACAAACTgatttattaaacaaaaaaataaaataaataaaatattcaatAATTATTTTAAAGTCCATTTGCGTAAAATAATGTGGCTTTTTAAAAGGGTATACTTGGCTTGCTTGTGCATTACATAAAGCATCAAAACAAATTTCAGTAAGGAACAGTCCCTTACAGCCTCTCATCCTAAACAAACAAACTACCCCTATACCTATACTACCCCAACACTATTGTATCATGATTTCTGAGTTCCAATGCAGTTCAGGAAATCAGTGGGTGCCCACATAACCCTGCGCTGTGGGAACATGACCAGCCCACGGGCATGCAAGTCTTCTGCCAGAGAGCACAGCAgtgcttttttaaccccttaaagaccgaaccaattttcatttttgtgctttcatttttcaTCCTTGTGTCTAAAAGGCCataagcacttgcattttttcacctaaagacccacatgaggTCTTATTGTTTGcgatccccccaccccctctagacaccagggatggtttcttaaagcaatttaaatgcagctgcagcTTTGATTTTACCAAAACTGAGAAATAGTCAAAGTAATATTCTCTATGGGGGAccttaagactggtgtacttttATGCCagccttaaattaggccccgcccacA includes:
- the PSAT1 gene encoding phosphoserine aminotransferase isoform X2, whose product is MDVITQVLNFGAGPAKLPPSVLLEAQKEFINYKGLGISVLEMSHRSSDFTKILNTTEIFMRELLNIPDNYKVLFLQGGGSGQFSAVPLNFIGLKEAKCADYIVTGAWSAKAAKEAEKYGKVNIVHPKLASYTEIPDPFSWNLNPEASYVYYCANETVHGVEFQDIPDVKGAVLVSDMSSNFLSRPIDISKFGLIFAGAQKNVGCAGVTVVIVREDLLGFTLKECPTILDYKIQAGNGSLYNTPPCFSIYIMGLVLEWIKNNGGAAYMEKLSIIKSEMVYNVIDESNGLFVCPVEKKSRSRMNIPFRIGSIKGDSVLEKEFLDKAVALGMMSLKGHRSVGGIRASLYNAVTVEDVEKLVDFMKHFKETHQ
- the PSAT1 gene encoding phosphoserine aminotransferase isoform X1, producing the protein MDVITQVLNFGAGPAKLPPSVLLEAQKEFINYKGLGISVLEMSHRSSDFTKILNTTEIFMRELLNIPDNYKVLFLQGGGSGQFSAVPLNFIGLKEAKCADYIVTGAWSAKAAKEAEKYGKVNIVHPKLASYTVCFSEIPDPFSWNLNPEASYVYYCANETVHGVEFQDIPDVKGAVLVSDMSSNFLSRPIDISKFGLIFAGAQKNVGCAGVTVVIVREDLLGFTLKECPTILDYKIQAGNGSLYNTPPCFSIYIMGLVLEWIKNNGGAAYMEKLSIIKSEMVYNVIDESNGLFVCPVEKKSRSRMNIPFRIGSIKGDSVLEKEFLDKAVALGMMSLKGHRSVGGIRASLYNAVTVEDVEKLVDFMKHFKETHQ